The following proteins are encoded in a genomic region of Stutzerimonas balearica DSM 6083:
- a CDS encoding GNAT family N-acetyltransferase, with translation MFQIRPIAAADHAAWDELWQGYQRFYAAEIPRPTSELTWQRLLDPAEPMHAALAWQAGRAVGLVHWIFHRSCWTPGDYCYLQDLYVAEDVRGAGIGRALIEHVYAQAAAAGASRVHWLTQETNYAGRMLYDRIAERSGFIQYRRLL, from the coding sequence GTGTTTCAGATCCGCCCGATTGCCGCCGCCGACCACGCCGCCTGGGACGAACTCTGGCAGGGCTACCAGCGCTTCTATGCCGCCGAGATTCCCCGCCCCACCAGCGAGCTCACCTGGCAGCGCCTGCTCGACCCGGCCGAACCGATGCATGCGGCGCTGGCTTGGCAGGCGGGCCGCGCCGTCGGCCTGGTGCACTGGATCTTTCATCGCAGCTGCTGGACCCCTGGCGACTACTGCTACCTGCAGGATCTCTACGTGGCCGAGGACGTCCGCGGCGCGGGCATCGGTCGCGCGCTGATCGAGCACGTCTACGCCCAGGCGGCCGCCGCCGGCGCTTCGCGCGTCCACTGGCTGACCCAGGAGACCAACTACGCCGGGCGCATGCTCTACGACCGCATCGCCGAACGTTCGGGCTTCATCCAGTACCGCAGGCTGCTCTGA
- a CDS encoding dicarboxylate/amino acid:cation symporter, whose product MTPSTTLAAPLRLLVRLPLWQQILIGLTLGIATGLGFGEGAQTLAPLGTLFLNAIKMLIVPLVFVSLVAGITSMHDSAKLGRISLKTIAIYLVTTAFAVSIGLLFGALFSPGEGMQLVASGHEQARQAPSLVSILVGLVPPNPVSAFAEGNILQIIVFAIALGVSINLIGERGAPAVRLFDALAESFYKLTDLVMRVAPIGVFALTAGVVGSHGADVLLPLAGVIGVIYLASLAHVLLVYGGLLGGLARLNPLRFFQGIAPALAVAFSTSSSSGTLPVSIECARNNLGVSEGVAGFVLPVGATINMDGTAIYQGVLALFIAQAFGIELGAGQYAMIILTATLASIGTAGIPGAGLIMLGLVLSAAGLPLEGVALIAGIDRILDMARTTVNVAGDLMTTTLVGRSEGELDRERYDSRQKV is encoded by the coding sequence ATGACCCCGAGTACGACCCTTGCGGCGCCCCTGCGCCTGCTCGTCCGCCTGCCGCTCTGGCAGCAGATTCTCATTGGCCTGACGCTCGGCATCGCCACCGGCCTTGGCTTTGGCGAAGGCGCGCAGACCCTCGCGCCGCTCGGCACGCTGTTTCTCAATGCCATCAAGATGCTCATCGTGCCGCTGGTGTTCGTCTCGCTGGTCGCCGGCATCACCTCGATGCACGACAGCGCCAAGCTCGGCCGCATCAGCCTCAAGACCATCGCCATTTACCTGGTAACCACCGCCTTCGCGGTGAGTATCGGCCTGCTGTTCGGCGCCCTGTTCAGCCCTGGCGAGGGCATGCAGCTGGTCGCCAGCGGCCATGAGCAGGCCAGGCAGGCGCCCTCGCTGGTGTCGATCCTGGTCGGCCTGGTGCCGCCCAACCCGGTCAGCGCCTTTGCCGAGGGCAATATCCTGCAGATCATCGTCTTCGCCATCGCCCTGGGTGTGAGCATCAACCTGATCGGCGAGCGCGGTGCGCCGGCGGTGCGCCTGTTCGATGCACTGGCCGAGAGCTTCTACAAGCTCACCGACCTGGTGATGCGCGTCGCGCCGATCGGCGTCTTCGCCCTGACCGCCGGCGTGGTCGGCAGCCATGGCGCCGACGTATTGCTGCCGCTGGCCGGCGTCATCGGGGTGATCTACCTGGCCAGCCTCGCACACGTGCTGCTGGTCTACGGCGGGCTGCTCGGCGGGCTGGCGCGACTCAACCCGCTGCGCTTCTTCCAGGGCATCGCCCCGGCGCTGGCAGTGGCCTTCAGTACCTCGAGCAGCTCCGGCACGCTGCCGGTTTCCATCGAGTGCGCGCGCAACAATCTGGGCGTATCCGAGGGTGTCGCGGGCTTCGTCTTGCCGGTGGGCGCGACGATCAACATGGATGGCACCGCGATCTACCAGGGCGTGCTGGCGCTGTTCATCGCCCAGGCCTTTGGCATCGAGCTGGGCGCCGGGCAGTACGCGATGATCATCCTCACCGCGACGCTGGCCTCGATCGGCACCGCCGGCATTCCCGGCGCCGGGCTGATCATGCTCGGCCTGGTGCTCAGCGCCGCGGGCCTGCCGCTGGAAGGCGTGGCGCTGATCGCCGGCATCGACCGCATCCTCGACATGGCGCGCACCACGGTGAACGTCGCCGGCGACCTGATGACCACGACCCTGGTCGGCCGCAGCGAAGGCGAGCTCGACCGCGAACGCTACGACAGCCGGCAAAAGGTGTGA
- a CDS encoding MocR-like pyridoxine biosynthesis transcription factor PdxR, whose amino-acid sequence MPTLPPLPVDLSGIRLDPGQGLARQLYQALRERILDGRLRGGSRLPASRDLAALLGISRNTVTRAFDQLYAEGYVAGRVGAGTFVAQLDGQRPQARPGAGAALATEPLRRLEVHHLAPPLGGAPRAFRIGVPAFDLFPFETWARLSARFWRRPSPARLGYGDPAGDPTLRELVAAYLRSSRGLNCDASQVVITCGAQQGISLCAQLLVQPGDRVAVENPGYRAAGHAFAVAGAQLCGVAVDGEGLDSAALARIEGCRLAYVTPSHQYPSGVTLSLARRLELLAWAERRDGWIVEDDYDSEYRYNGTPLAPLAALDRQGRVLYVGTFCKIAFPALRLGYLVLPPALAEAFARRRALDMRHSDIGSQAVMAEFIAAGHFQRHVRRMRQAARARRDALLRHWPAEIPGCAALPAVDAGLHLCVPVHSPTREAELVAKARAAGVEMNGLADYWLDGQAPPGAGGGLVLGFAAVPEGEIVAALQRLRRAWNLPPE is encoded by the coding sequence ATGCCCACGCTACCCCCATTGCCGGTCGATCTGTCCGGTATCCGCCTCGATCCGGGCCAGGGGCTGGCGCGTCAGCTCTACCAGGCGCTGCGCGAACGCATCCTCGACGGGCGCCTGCGCGGCGGCAGCCGGTTGCCGGCCAGCCGGGACCTCGCCGCCCTGCTGGGCATATCGCGCAATACCGTGACGCGCGCCTTCGACCAGCTGTATGCCGAGGGTTACGTCGCGGGGCGGGTCGGGGCCGGCACCTTCGTGGCGCAGCTGGACGGCCAGCGACCACAGGCGCGCCCGGGCGCCGGCGCGGCCCTTGCCACCGAGCCGCTGCGGCGGCTCGAGGTGCATCATCTGGCGCCGCCGCTCGGCGGTGCGCCGCGGGCCTTTCGCATCGGTGTGCCGGCGTTCGACCTGTTTCCCTTCGAGACCTGGGCACGCCTGTCGGCGCGCTTCTGGCGCCGGCCTTCGCCGGCGCGCCTGGGCTATGGCGACCCGGCCGGCGATCCGACCCTGCGCGAACTGGTGGCAGCCTATCTGCGCAGCAGCCGTGGCCTGAATTGCGACGCGAGCCAGGTGGTGATCACCTGCGGTGCGCAACAGGGCATCAGCCTCTGCGCCCAGCTGCTGGTGCAGCCGGGTGATCGGGTGGCGGTGGAAAATCCCGGCTATCGCGCCGCCGGCCATGCCTTCGCCGTGGCCGGTGCCCAACTGTGCGGCGTGGCGGTGGACGGCGAAGGCCTGGACAGCGCCGCCCTGGCGCGAATCGAGGGTTGTCGGCTGGCCTACGTGACGCCCTCGCACCAGTACCCCAGCGGTGTCACGCTGTCGTTGGCGCGGCGCCTGGAGCTGCTGGCGTGGGCCGAGCGTCGCGATGGCTGGATCGTCGAGGACGACTACGACAGCGAGTACCGCTACAACGGCACGCCGCTGGCGCCTCTGGCCGCGCTGGATCGGCAGGGGCGGGTGCTCTACGTCGGCACCTTCTGCAAGATCGCCTTTCCCGCGCTGCGCCTGGGCTACCTGGTGCTGCCGCCAGCGCTGGCCGAGGCCTTCGCCCGCCGCCGCGCGCTCGATATGCGCCATTCGGACATCGGCAGCCAGGCGGTGATGGCCGAATTCATTGCCGCCGGTCACTTCCAGCGTCACGTGCGGCGCATGCGCCAGGCCGCGCGGGCACGCCGCGATGCGCTGTTGCGGCATTGGCCGGCGGAGATTCCCGGCTGCGCGGCGCTACCGGCCGTGGACGCCGGCTTGCACCTGTGCGTGCCGGTGCACTCGCCGACACGGGAAGCCGAGCTGGTGGCCAAGGCGCGGGCGGCCGGCGTGGAAATGAACGGGCTGGCCGACTACTGGTTGGACGGCCAGGCGCCGCCAGGTGCAGGCGGCGGGCTGGTGCTGGGCTTCGCCGCGGTGCCGGAAGGTGAGATCGTCGCCGCGCTGCAGCGCCTGCGACGAGCCTGGAACCTGCCGCCCGAATAG
- a CDS encoding FMN-binding negative transcriptional regulator: MYLPAAFRQDDLGELHRQIHATPFALLASATAAGVQASHLPLLLEPGEGELGTLYGHFARANPHWRALHDGGEALAVFSGPDAYISPGWYPSKAAHGKVVPTWNYIAVHARGPVQLIEERDSLLRIVSRLSDRHEAGRPQPWAVSDAPDDYLDAMLRAIVGFALPIRRLEGKWKLGQNRSPADQAGIRQGLATSPDPHGQALATQMPITD; the protein is encoded by the coding sequence ATGTACCTGCCCGCCGCCTTCCGCCAGGACGATCTCGGCGAACTGCACCGCCAGATTCACGCCACGCCGTTCGCCCTGCTCGCCAGTGCAACCGCCGCTGGCGTGCAGGCCAGCCATCTGCCGCTGCTGCTGGAGCCGGGTGAAGGCGAGCTGGGCACGCTCTACGGCCACTTCGCCAGGGCCAACCCGCACTGGCGCGCGCTGCACGATGGTGGCGAGGCGCTCGCGGTGTTCAGCGGCCCCGACGCCTACATCAGCCCGGGCTGGTACCCGAGCAAGGCAGCGCACGGCAAGGTCGTGCCGACCTGGAACTACATCGCCGTGCACGCCCGTGGCCCGGTACAGCTGATCGAGGAGCGCGACAGCCTCCTACGCATCGTCAGCCGCCTCAGCGACCGGCATGAAGCCGGCCGACCGCAGCCCTGGGCCGTCAGCGATGCGCCCGATGATTATCTGGACGCCATGCTGCGCGCGATTGTCGGCTTCGCCCTGCCGATCAGGCGCCTGGAGGGCAAATGGAAACTCGGCCAGAACCGCTCGCCGGCAGACCAGGCCGGGATTCGCCAGGGCCTGGCCACCTCGCCCGACCCGCACGGGCAGGCGCTGGCCACACAGATGCCGATCACCGACTGA